The Bacteroidales bacterium genome includes a region encoding these proteins:
- a CDS encoding fibrobacter succinogenes major paralogous domain-containing protein: MKRKINILISAVLILLILPMQFGCNKDKLMQDIEKQADADEQAIVGVPPTLPDGTTPEVSNDLKSTGGATIGNVKLWDGRTVTIDKTLDSWDTKCRHAVGVNFTNDGSYTIKVYHYYYRGGWVCKVKTHNTGYQQGGTYTCNNIWNVSFQKDDHLITYAYVYVNGTYIGGKWGNQYTIADPTPTSWGEKLMVEAAKYLGVAFIKGLSIPWTTVVKWALPYFSNQMVIINVVDQYGNPLHANVTSAFGTKATNLGSVQITDMEIMSLGKNITVTCKEPDGPQSYDNNLMDRQKTFNVSEYFNDMYWGKSGGNIPVVTVVFNTNGTTTVDFPEKIECIDGSGHSYKTVQIGDQWWMAENLNYNVSGSYCYNNNPHNGPIYGRLYTWDAAKAAVPDGWHLPTNAEWNTLQSYLGGGSVAGGKMKETGTVHWKSPNIGATNESGFTVLPCGYYSNSTGRFYSLGNHTYFWSATEYNSSYAWVRYLDYRYSDVLTSNTLKVSGFSVRCIKN, translated from the coding sequence ATGAAAAGAAAAATTAACATTTTAATCAGTGCAGTATTAATTTTATTAATATTGCCGATGCAATTTGGATGTAATAAAGATAAATTGATGCAAGATATAGAAAAACAGGCAGATGCGGATGAACAAGCAATTGTAGGTGTACCACCAACTTTACCTGACGGTACTACACCTGAAGTTTCAAACGATTTAAAATCTACCGGAGGTGCAACAATAGGTAATGTAAAACTTTGGGACGGGAGAACTGTTACAATAGATAAAACTCTTGATTCCTGGGATACAAAATGCAGACACGCTGTTGGTGTCAATTTTACAAATGATGGCAGTTATACCATAAAGGTATATCATTATTATTATAGAGGTGGTTGGGTTTGTAAGGTTAAAACACATAACACCGGTTATCAACAAGGTGGCACATATACTTGTAACAATATTTGGAACGTATCATTTCAAAAAGATGATCATTTAATTACATATGCTTATGTATATGTTAACGGAACTTATATTGGAGGTAAATGGGGTAATCAATATACCATAGCTGACCCGACTCCAACGAGTTGGGGTGAAAAACTTATGGTAGAGGCTGCAAAATATCTTGGGGTTGCTTTTATTAAAGGATTATCAATACCATGGACAACAGTAGTTAAATGGGCACTTCCATATTTTAGTAATCAAATGGTAATAATAAATGTTGTTGATCAATACGGGAATCCTCTACATGCAAACGTAACAAGTGCATTCGGAACTAAAGCTACTAATTTGGGAAGTGTTCAAATAACGGATATGGAAATAATGTCATTAGGAAAAAATATTACAGTAACCTGTAAGGAACCTGACGGTCCGCAAAGTTACGATAACAATTTAATGGACAGGCAAAAAACTTTTAATGTAAGTGAATATTTTAACGATATGTATTGGGGCAAATCAGGCGGTAATATCCCTGTGGTTACAGTAGTTTTCAACACCAACGGAACTACAACCGTAGATTTTCCGGAAAAAATAGAATGCATTGACGGTTCCGGGCATTCTTATAAAACAGTACAAATAGGCGACCAATGGTGGATGGCAGAAAACCTTAATTATAATGTAAGCGGTTCGTATTGTTACAATAATAATCCTCATAACGGACCTATTTACGGCAGATTATATACATGGGATGCTGCAAAGGCAGCAGTTCCTGACGGCTGGCATTTACCTACCAATGCCGAATGGAATACCTTACAAAGTTATCTTGGTGGTGGAAGTGTTGCCGGCGGTAAAATGAAAGAAACCGGTACAGTACATTGGAAGTCACCAAATATAGGAGCAACTAACGAAAGTGGCTTTACAGTTCTTCCGTGTGGTTATTACAGCAACAGCACTGGTAGGTTCTATAGTTTGGGCAACCACACCTACTTCTGGAGTGCTACGGAGTACAATAGTTCCTATGCATGGGTTCGTTATCTGGATTACCGCTATTCCGATGTGCTCACGAGCAACACCTTAAAGGTTAGCGGGTTCTCGGTGCGCTGTATCAAAAATTAG